From a region of the Priestia megaterium genome:
- a CDS encoding PqqD family protein gives MNFQTSQNVVFTETDGEAVVLDIESGIYFGLDEVGVDIWKLIEQHGSSDKVKKNMLKMYDVQEEVLEVQLHTFLESLLEKGLITSV, from the coding sequence GAATTTTCAAACTTCTCAAAATGTAGTTTTTACTGAAACGGACGGTGAAGCAGTAGTTTTGGATATAGAAAGTGGAATTTATTTCGGATTAGATGAGGTCGGGGTTGATATCTGGAAATTAATTGAACAACATGGTAGTTCAGATAAAGTTAAAAAAAACATGCTGAAAATGTATGATGTTCAGGAAGAAGTACTAGAAGTACAATTACATACCTTTCTAGAAAGTTTACTTGAGAAAGGGCTGATTACATCTGTATGA